The region TGGCAGAGGTATTTTtgatagcaggaaaaaaataaaaaaacaaacaaaacctgtaaGGCAAGACTCAGCGNNNNNNNNNNNNNNNNNNNNNNNNNNNNNNNNNNNNNNNNNNNNNNNNNNNNNNNNNNNNNNNNNNNNNNNNNNNNNNNNNNNNNNNNNNNNNNNNNNNNNNNNNNNNNNNNNNNNNNNNNNNNNNNNNNNNNNNNNNNNNNNNNNNNNNNNNNNNNNNNNNNNNNNNNNNNNNNNNNNNNNNNNNNNNNNNNNNNNNNNGAAAAGAGAAAATCGCCCACCCAGCCCCGTACCGCAGCCGTGTTTTACAGCAGAGGTAAGGCCCGAGGCAGCTCacagggaaagcaaagcagagattTCCTCGGAGGACGGAGGAGAGGAGCTAACCCTTGGCCGGGGCAGCACCAGGGTTTCACCTCATGCATCCCGCTGTTGCTGCTTCCAAGGTTTATTTGGGAAGGGTCCTGCTGGCAGACGTCTCGGGGGGGCTGACGGCGAAGCGTCgagcgggcggggcgggggcagctgCTGGCTCTCCAAGCTCTGCGGCTTCCACTCCTTCTTCTTGCCTTGGCTTGGCAACGTAACTGCTCCACTTACCGGCTGCTTCCGTTGTGCTCCGAGTCTGATGACAACAGAACCGGTCATTTTTCAGAGAGGACCAAGACACCTCATCCGTGCCAAAAAAGCTAAATCTGGTTCTACTAAACGGTTTTTGCATTTTGCTCTGCAGCTTCCACAAGGTGGGGCCTGGGCTGGCTCCTCCACGCTAGCGGGAGGCGGATTAAGCAGCAAAGTCAGGACATTTCTGATAGTAAACATTCTAATAGTGTagtcattccttttttttttttttttttctttctttcttccctcttccttgtATTTGGTCTAAATCTTCTGGGAACAGGGAATTGCAGCGCGCCTTCTATCTGACCGAAGCAAACCACGGCGTCTTGTTTGTGTCCACGAAGGCCAAGCGGAACAGCAGCAGCGCCTCgagcagctctgccacagatAAGTGTACTGGGTCCTCAACAGGAGATTAGATGGCGCTGCCTTCACAGGAGATAAGAAGATTGAGAGCTTAAATTTAGCATcatcagaaaaagaataagCCTCACGGCTCTCTCCAAAACATATTTCTTACTGTGCTTGTGAGGGGAGTCGGGCTAAGGAAACGCGCCGGCGCAGGCGGGTGGTGATGAGCGGAGGTCGAGGAGGTGCTGCTCGGTCACGCTGCTCTTCCACGCAGTCCACCCTGCGGATGTGCCCGTGGGGCCGTCACGGCCACGGTGGCAGGAGGCTCAGcgcacagaatcatagaatcatagaatcatctaggttggaaaagacctttaagatcatccagtccaaccattaacctacactaccaagcccacctaaaccaatcaagggtagactagactaaaccatgtccccaagtgccacatctacctgttttttgaacgcttccagggatggggactccaccacctctctgggcagcctgttccaatgcttgaccaccctttccgtaaagaaatttttcctaatttccagcctaaacctcccctggcacagcttgagcccatttcctctcgtcctatcgctagctacttgggagaagagaccaacccccacctcactacaacctcctttcaggtagttgtagagagcgataaggtctcccctcagcctcctcttctccaggctaaacaaccccagttccctcagccgctcctcataagacttgttctccagacccttcaccagctttgttgcccttctctgaacacgctccagcacctcaatgtctttcttgtgttgaggggcccaaaactggacacagtattccaggtgcggcctcaccagcgccgagtacagggggacaatcacctccctgctcctgctggccacagcattcctgatacaagccaggatgcttgTAGGtgtcccctgcctgccttcagCCTACAGATGGGCAGTCACGGGGGAGCCTGAGGAAAATCGAGGCGGGGTAAAGGGTATCACGCACAAATGGCTGCTCCACTGGCCACCCACCAGGAAGGAGGCTGGGCAGCAACACGCCCTGCCTGGGCTGTAAATCCCGGGGCTGGGACCCACCCCGGCACCTTCAGCAGCAAGGAGAGCCACTCGCCCCAGGGCAGCGCCAGACGGgggcgggcagcagcaggctgcccCAGTtcagcccccctgctcccatgAACGATGCCACGGGCTCAGCGCACCCAGGGCTGGGTGTCCCTTTAAAATGCTCTGGGCACCCAGAAGGTGCTGACACCCGCGGGACCCACGTGTGGGGAGCCCCGCTGCTGTGCCCTGGACCCACGCACCCCACGCAGGGAGCCCCCACTGCCGCGTCCCGGATCCACACACCCCACTAGGGATGCTCTATTGCCATATTCCGGATGCATGCACCTGGCACGGGAGCCCCATTGCCGTGTCCCAAACCCACACACCCCACGCGGGGAGCCCCCCTTGCCATGTCCCGGACCCATGCACCCCACTAGGGATGCTCCATTGCCGTGCCCCAGATCCACGCACCCCCACTCAGGGAGCCCCAGTGCCGCGTCCCGGATCTACACACCCCACTAGGGATGCTCCATTGCCATACTCTGGACTGATGTACCTGGCCAGGAGCCCCATTGCCGTGCTCTGGACCCACACACCCCACTCAGGGAGCCCCACTGCAGTGTCTGGGACCTACACACCCCACTTGGGGAGCTCCCTTGCCACATCCCAGGTCCACACAGCCCACTAGGGATGCTCCATTGCCGTGCCCCGGACCCACACACCCGGCTCGGGGAGCCCCCTTGCCATGTCCCAGACCCACACACCCCACTAGGGATGCTCCATTGCCGTGCCCCAGCCCACGCACCCCGCTCGGGGAGCCCCACTGCCATGTCCCAGACCCACGCACCCCACTATGGATGCTCCATTGCCACGTCCCGGATCCACACACCCCACTAGGGATGCTCCATTGCCATACTCCGGGACCCATGCACCTGGCGCGGGAGCCCCATTGCCGCGTCCTGGACCCATGCACCCCATTCAGGGAGCCCCCTTGCCACATCCCGGACCCATGCACCCGACTGGGGATGCTCCATTGCTGTGCCCTGGACTCACACACCCTGCTTAGGCAGCCCCACTGCCGTGGCCCAGACTGATGCACCCCACTCGGGGAGCCCCACTGCCATGTCCCAGACCCATGCACCCCACTAGGGATGCTCCATTGCCACATCCCGGATCCACACACCCCACTAGGGATGCTCCGTTGCCGTACCCTGGACTGATGCACCTGGCGTGCGAGCCCCACTGCCGTGCCCTGGCCCCACGCACCCCACTTGGGGAGCCCCACTGCAGTGTCTGGGACCCACACACCCCACTCGGGGAGCTCCCTTGCCAAGTCCCAGATCCACACACCCCACTAGGGATGCTCCATTGCCGTGCCCCGGCCCCACGCACCCCACTCGGGGAGCCCCACTGCCATGTCCCAGACCCACACACCCCACTAGGGATGCTCCATTGCCACGTCCCGGATCCACACACCCCACTAGGGATGCTCCATTGCCGTGCCCCGGACCCACACACCCAACTAGGGATGCTCTATTGCCATACTCCGGACCCATGCACCTGGTGCAGGAGCCCCATTGCTGTGTCCCAGACCCACACACCCCACTCGGGGAGCCCCACTACTGTGCCCCAGACCCACGCACCCCACTCGGGGAGTCCCCTTGCCACGTCCTGGACCCACGGACCCCACTAGGGATGCTCCATTGCCATACTCCAGACCCATTCACCTGGCGCAGGACCCCCACTGCCGTGTCCCGGCCCCACGCACCCCACTCGGGGAGCCCCCTTGCCACGTCCCggacccatggaccccactAGGGATGCTCCGTTGCTGGGCCCCAGACCCACACACCCCACTAGGGATGCTCCATTGCCACGTCCCGGATCCACACACCCCACTAGGGATGCTCCGTTGCCCACGTCCCGGATCCACACACCCCACTAGGGATGCTCCACTGCCATACTCCAGACCCATTCACCTGGCGCAGGACCCCCACTGCCGTGTCCTGGACCCACGTACCCCATTCAGGGTGCCCCCTTGCCACGTCCCAGACCCATGCACCCCACTAGGGATGCTCCATTGCTGTGTCCTGGACTCACACACCCTGCTTGGGCAGCCCCACTGCCGTGCCCTGGCTCCACACACCCCACTTGGGGAGCCCCACTGCAGTGCCTGGGACCCACACACCCCACTAGGGATGCTCCATTGccgtgccccagccccacgcaccCCACTAGGGATGCTCCATTGCCGTGCCCCGGCCCCACGCACCCCACTCGGGGAGCCCCACTGCCATGTCCCAGACCCACGCACCCCACTATGGATGCTCCATTGCCACGTCCTGGATCCACACACCCAACTAGGGATGCTCTATTGCCATACTCTGGACCCATGCACCTGGTGCAGGAGCCCCATTGCTGTGTCCCAGACCCACACACCCCACTCGGGGAGTCCCCTTGCCATGTCCTGGACCCCACACACCCCACTAGGGATGCTCCATTGCCATACTCTGGACCCATTCACCTGGCGCAGGACCCCCACTGCCGTGCCCTGGCCCCACGCACCCCACTTGGGGAGCCCCACTGCAGTGCCTGGGACCCACACACCCCACTAGGGATGCTCCACTGCCGTGCCCTGGACCCACACACCCCACTAGGGATGCTCCACTGCCGTGCCCTGGACCCACACACCCCACTAGGGATGCTCCATTGCCATACTCCGGACCCATTCACCTGGCGCAGGACCCCCACCTGccgtgccccagccccacgcaccCCACTATGGATGCTCCATTGCCATGTCCCCGGCCCCACGCACCCCACTCGGGGACCCCCACtgccgcgccccggccccacgCACCCCACTCGGGGAGCCCCACTGCCATGTCCCAGATCCACACACCCCACTAGGGATGCTCCATTGCCGTACCCTGGACTGATGCACCTGGCGTGCGAGCCCCACTGCCGTGCCCTGGCCCCACGCACCCCACTTGGGGAGCCCCACTGCAGTGCCTGGGACCCACACACCCCACTAGGGATGCTCCACTGCCGTGCCCTGGACCCACACACCCCACTAGGGATGCTCCATTGCCATACTCCGGACCCATTCACCTGGCGCAGGACCCCCACTGCCGTGCCCCGGCCCCATGCACGCCGCTCGGGGACCCCCACtgccgcgccccggccccacgCACCCCACTCGGGGAGCCCCCCTTGCCATGTCCCTGCCCCACGCACCCCACTCGGGGACCCCCACtgccgcgccccggccccacgCACGCCGCTCGGGGACCCCCACTGCCATGCCCCGGCCCCACGCACGCCGCTCGGGGAGCCCCCTTGCCATGTCCCGGCCCCACGCATCCCACTCGGGGACCCCCACtgccgcgccccggccccacgCACCCCACTCGGGGAGCCCCCTTGCCATGTCCCGGCCCCACGCACCCCACTCGGGGACCCCCACtgccgcgccccggccccacgCACCCCACTCGGGGAGCCCCACTGCCgcgccccagccccacgcaccCCACTCGGGGAGCCCCCTTGCCATGTCCCGGCCCCACGCATCCCACTCGGGGACCCCCACtgccgcgccccggccccacgCACCCCACTCGGGGACCCCCACTGCCGTGCCCCGGgctgcggcccggcccgcggcccccccgctCCGGCGCTGGCTCCTCCCGCCATGATGCGCTCGGGGGCGGCTCCGCGGCTGCTGcgccgagcggcggcggggccgggccgggccgggccgggcagcgcaGCACGGTGGGGGCCGGGCAGCACCggcgtggggcggggggcacgggcggggggtgcggggagccctcggggggctgcaggggtgggggtgcccCACGGGGTGCgtgcaggggcaggagggtgcaggaacccccccgggagcggggggggggttgcGGGGGGGGCGCGGTGCCGGTGGAAGGGGGTCGGGGGtcgggcgggaggcggggggcacGGTGGTGGTGGGAAAggggccctggcagggcagggacccccgcTGCCAGGCCTCGGGGTGACCCTCGCCGTGCCCCCCAGGCGAAGCCCCGCAGCGGTGCTGTCAGGGGGCGATGGGTGCCCCAGCTCGGGGGCCgtaacggggcgggggggcagcgtCGTCCCCTGCCTCCCCGAGTGCGTGACTCGCCGggctccgtccgtccgtccggcATCAGCGTGAAGAACTCACGCACGGGCCTGGGCGCCGGTGACCTCTTCGGTCTGACCTCTTGGCTCTGCCTTACAGCTGCGGGGTCCGTTCTTCAGGGAAGCTAAACTCACCCGGAGCCGCTCGGCCCTGGCTGCGGAGCAAGCCCACCGCCCCGGAGCCAGCGCCCGTGCCCACCGCGATACCTCATGGACTCCCAAGCAGCCCGCCTGCGCGCGGTCCCCTTTGCGAGATGGGACACGTCGCGGCATCACCACCGCATGAGCTTTCGGAAGTCCCGGCTTGTTATTTAAGCGAGGCCAGGCTGCCCGTTGTGATTTTTGGGTGCGCGtgtcccctctccctttcctgagCGGCGCTGACGTCCAGCGACACGAGAGCCGTGCCCCTGGGGATGTTCTCCCTCGAgctcaaagcagcagcagtcgACCGGGAGCGAGCCGGCGGGGTGCATTTCAGAGCTGCGGGGAAGGAGCTCTCGTCTTCGAAGCTACCCCTGAGCCGATGACTGACAAAGTAATGAACGGGAGGGTGCCCCTGCCAGAAAAAGCCTTGTCCGAGGGCTACGCCCGGCTGCGGTACCGGGACACCTCTCTGCTcatctggcagcagcagcagcagaaactggAGTCGGCCCCCCCCAACACGTACCtgagccggagccggagcatGTGGTACTCGCAGTACGGCAACGAAGCCATCCTGGTGCGGGACAAAAACAAGCTGGATGTCTCCAGGGACACGGGGCAATCTAAGTTTTGTGCTATTATGTAATTCCGGTGGCTTTGCATTAGAAATCCGCGCGTGGAGACAAAGCAGACTTGCATCAAGCTGGGGGAGATGGGTTTGCGCCATCCTCAGACCCGCGGCGAACGCGGCGTGCACGGGATAGGCCAGAAAGGCTGGCTGAAGCGTGTGCTTGTTTTCGCCGTTGGTAGCATCAGATTTTGCATGTCACTGAGCGCGTGTAGCGAAAACAGTCTCGTCGGGGAACTCACGAGCCTGTGTTTGCTGCCTAGCATCTTGGCAGGGTCCGTGCTGGACCATGTGTTGCTTGTGAGTGGCTTGTGTACCGTGCGAAACACCCGCTGTCGTGCGGGAGCCATCCCCAGCGGGCACTTCCACTTGCTAGTCCTTACGCACCGCTAAAACTCTGCGAATGCTGGTGGGAGAGAGGCGAGCGCAGCTCCGCTTCCATCAAGGCTAAGATTTTAGGAAGGTGATCTGTAACTACCCGGCCATTCCTTGTTCTGCTTGCCCTGCCTCCCTTTAATTACTGCCCTGGAAGTCTCTTAGAACCAGGTAAGGAAGCGATTTCTTGCGGCACGCTGCAGTTTCATCCTGTGCAAAGCAAAGGGCCTTTCAGATGCTACGGGACTTCTGGAGTCGGGGGAGCCGTCTCCCTTCACGCAGGTAGATTCCCAGCCCATGCTTCGGGAACAGATCACCAAGTGAGGGGCAGGCCCAGGAGAACAACAGGAAGAAAGCTCCTGTAAATGCACCCATCTCCTGCCAAGGAACATAAGGAAACTCCTACACAGTACATACCTGCCCCGAGATCACTTAACGAAGAGAACAGTTTACTGAAGTTTACTTCGCGCTTAAGTTTTAATGCATGCAGTAGCTTGGAAGGGTTTATCTTCTAATTCAGGTTGGAGAGTAGATGTGGCGcatgtattttcaaagctgtgccTGGGAGTGTTTGTTTCAACTAGCTGAAggatttcagaaggaaaaatactacAGTTGCACTTCTTGGGAATAGGGACTGCTTTCAGGTTGTTTCTGTTAGAGGTGAATCCCTCACTTGCTCAAAGCAAGATCAAGCTGAGAAACTCAACCCAGCAAGCACCTAAATCTTTATTACAAACAAAGCAGTACCACTTCCAGGGGTGCTAATTACGTGCCCAGGGTTCAGCATTAAAGTTTAACGTTGGGCTTAAGCCATAGACTCCCTTTATGTCCTGCCTAGGACGTCCTCGGGCAGCCCCATGCACCTAATCCAGCAGCACTTAGGTATAGGCTTAATTTCAAGCAAATCAGTATTTGACATTAAATTCAGTGTTGATTATTTGCCTGCCTAAAATGAGGCATATCCATTACTTCTATTTACCTAAAAcctcttttgcatttttcaagcactttatatttttttttaatacagtgaaGAAGAATCTCTTCCACCTCTCCCGTGTGGGTTAAATCCTGCAACACACACTCAAGTTTGCTG is a window of Pelecanus crispus isolate bPelCri1 chromosome 9, bPelCri1.pri, whole genome shotgun sequence DNA encoding:
- the BRD3OS gene encoding uncharacterized protein BRD3OS encodes the protein MTDKVMNGRVPLPEKALSEGYARLRYRDTSLLIWQQQQQKLESAPPNTYLSRSRSMWYSQYGNEAILVRDKNKLDVSRDTGQSKFCAIM